The DNA window GGATGGAAAGCAGAGGTAGCTTCCACTGATTTTGATAACATTGATTATGATAAAAAGTGCGATGTAGTAGGCTTAAGTGCATATACTCACCTCGCATCCCAAAATTTCCTTATTGCAAAAAGATTCAGGGAAAGAGGTAAAATTGTCGTTCTTGGTGGGCCACATACGAGAGGCTGTGTTGAGGAATCAAGAGATCACGTAGATGTTGTTTTTGATCGTTGCAATGAGGAATCATGGCACAATTTTTTGAGGGCAGTTGAATACAGGGAAATCATACCATCTCGCGATAGAGGGATTTTTTTTCCATCCCAGGAAATGTCAACTGTACCACCGTATATAGAATACAAAAAATTTTATGACAAGAAAAAAATACCTATGCTCCTGTCCTCCCTTGGTTGTCCCCATATTTGCGATTTTTGTGTTGACTGGGATTCAAAATACTACAAAAGAAGTATTGATGAAGTAATTGAGGATGTTCACAATATTGATAAAAGTCTCTTTGTATTCTGCGACCCAAACTTCGGGGTTAACAAAAAAATTACTAGTGAGTTGCTCAGAAAGATGGTTCCCTTGAAAAAGAGATATGTTATGGAAAGTAGTCTGGCATTTCTTTGTGAAGACGAATATTTGGAACTTCTCCGTGATAGTGGTTGCATCGCTGTTGAAGTAGGTATCGAGTCATTATCAACAACGTTTAAGAAAAATGCAGTTAAGGGAGATGAGAATCTTATAGAAAGTACTATGCGGCAAATAATGAAAATCAAGAAATATATTCCATTAGTTCAAGTGAACATAGTTTTTGGACTGGATGACGACACTGAAGAAACCTTTCATTCTGTAGTAAAGTTCCATCAACTCTCAGAGGCAGACTCTCTGGTTCCTCATATCCTTACCCCTTTTCCTGGGACCCCACTTTGGGACCAGATGCAAAATGGCAAGCGAATTTTCGAAAAAGAATGGTGTTTTTTCGATACCGGCAACCTGGTGTTCTCTCCAAAAAAATGTGATCCGTTTAATTTTTATTGTTTCTATATTGATATGCTAAAAAAAATAAATTCTCCACTAGCCATTTTGAAAAAGGCGCTTAAACATTATAGAAAGTATAAAAATGCACGAATGGCTTTAATGCTTTTTTCCTTTCTCCTTCAAAGATCTAAAAATACCTTCCTTTATGACATCCCAACATATAGGAGAGCAAAGGAAAGGTTAGTCTCTGAAAATGTTAAAGGCGATTTATAAAAACTAAAGGATAAAAAGGAGGATTAAAACGGTTCTCTTTAAGGCTTTTCTCTTTAACGCTTTGCTTCATCAAATGAAATCAATTAGTATCGTTATATCAATGGTTTATAGTGTTGCAGTGAAGAGGCCAGACCTAAAAGAGAATCCCTTTATTAAAGGTCAAAGTAATTGACAAAATGACTATAGAATGTAACCTTTAACAAAACTTTGAAAAATCTGTTCATCCCTCGATAAACCTCCCTTGTCAAAACAGTTTTTCTACAGACTCGTTATACTTTAATTAAGCCAAGAGATAAGCAATGCAATATAAAAGATTTTTCCAGTTACTAGTCTTTTCTATGATATTAATTCCTACTCTAGTTGCTGGAAAAGAATATAAGTTCCAAGTCAAAGAATTGATGTTAGAAGTGAAGAATACAGATAGAACAATAACATTCCCAATCTATCTCGGCACTTCTTTCCAGAAAATTAATTATGTGTCAATTTCTTTGGCAGGGTTCGCGCAGTCGGGAGAAGGCCAATCAATTGATGGAAGAAATCTGTCTATCGAAATGCCTGTGTCATTCAAGATAAAACTCGCGGACAGATTTGAGCCGGCTACTGGAAACTTACTTACGCCGTTTGCAAAATTTGAGAAGTTATCCGGTTCTTTTCAGAATGAAGTGGACTTTGAAGTCTTGTTCAAACCTGGCTGGCCTGATTGGAGTTTTTTATTGGACGGTCATTTTGAAATAAATCTCTCATGGAATGGTAGTTGCCCGGAAGGGTGCAGATATATTAAAAAAGCTGTCATGAACATCGAGAATGCGTTGTTGATAGTCAATGGGATATCGGTGGACCCAACATTTGATACTTCTCATACTCCAAATAAAGATAGGCCTGATAGTGAAATACCGAATTTGTCATTCATACATTAAAAGAATAAAAAGCCACCCCGTTACCAACCCCCCAAACCGGGTGGGATGGGTACCGTCCATCACAAAAATATTTGATAATTGTAATGTATTAATGATGGGCAGTGCCCATCCTTCTAAAAAACTTAGCTTAAACGATGGTTCAAAAAAATGGGAGCATCTCAAAAAGACAGTCTTTCTTTAATCGGCTCAGCAAGGGTCTATTTTCGTTATTTTCTTTCTGCCTGGATTTATCCAATATTTTTTTATTTTGGTGGTCTATTATTAAAGCACGTCAAATATCCAGTTTTGTTTTTTTAACATTATTTGCCCCTATATTTTTTTGGGCATTTTTTCGAGCAACAAAACCATGGATGGCTAGAAAAATTAAATACATGCATTGTCTTTTCTGGGTAATGTTTGTGCCAGCACTCATATGGGTGTTATTGGTAAAAGCAAATCCTTTTAATGTGTGGCACTGACATATTTACATAATAAGTGCTGCAAGATATTAAAACCATAAACCGCCACTACCCAGACCGCGCTACACTCGGCCTGAATTAAAAACAAATATCTTAATAATAACCGGGTAGAGTAGAGAGCTGGCCGCCATGACCAGCCCTCCCTCATCAAACCGTGCGTGCGGTTTTCCCGCACACGGCTTTCCGATGCTCTTCACCGTAAGGCATGCGCATTTGTCCAACCTGCTTTTATCGGCACTTTATAGAGTCCGTATTTTTCATACAGCACACGTCTCGGAAACCTTATAAAACCTCCCTCCCTGTCCCTGATCTTATGCCTTCTCCGTAGATGCGTACACAAGCGTTGATGCACGTGTTCTTTCAATTGGGCAAAGACCTTACCGCAATGGAGATGATGAAAGTATCCTGTCCATCCTCTCAGGCTTGTATTAACCTGATCCATTAATATATCCATGGGTAGTGGTGTCATCCGCCTGTGCGTTAACACAGTTATACGATCTTTTGCCTTCTTCAGAGACTTCTTTGAGGGTTGAACATGGGGATAGATATTGCCCGTCCGCCAACTCTTTCTCATACGCATTTCGAAACCCAGAAAGTCAAAACTTTCCTGATGAGTATCCACTACACCCGTCTTGTTTTCGTTCAGAGTAAGCTCCAAGCGTTCCAATATC is part of the Deltaproteobacteria bacterium genome and encodes:
- a CDS encoding radical SAM protein — encoded protein: MIIYFIELKDSRKGLSSQKVNGIMLPVLSAWSERIGWKAEVASTDFDNIDYDKKCDVVGLSAYTHLASQNFLIAKRFRERGKIVVLGGPHTRGCVEESRDHVDVVFDRCNEESWHNFLRAVEYREIIPSRDRGIFFPSQEMSTVPPYIEYKKFYDKKKIPMLLSSLGCPHICDFCVDWDSKYYKRSIDEVIEDVHNIDKSLFVFCDPNFGVNKKITSELLRKMVPLKKRYVMESSLAFLCEDEYLELLRDSGCIAVEVGIESLSTTFKKNAVKGDENLIESTMRQIMKIKKYIPLVQVNIVFGLDDDTEETFHSVVKFHQLSEADSLVPHILTPFPGTPLWDQMQNGKRIFEKEWCFFDTGNLVFSPKKCDPFNFYCFYIDMLKKINSPLAILKKALKHYRKYKNARMALMLFSFLLQRSKNTFLYDIPTYRRAKERLVSENVKGDL